From one Microbacter margulisiae genomic stretch:
- a CDS encoding DUF1599 domain-containing protein yields MLTTDQQYDVIIRQCRDIFSKKLMDYGSSWRILRPASVTDQLFIKASRIRSLETKKEAMIDESAKNEWIAIVNYGVIGLIQLAKGYAEEADLSPQDALTLYDFYTQQSKALMMAKNHDYGEAWRSMRIASYVDLILTKLYRTKQIEDNKGKTLISEGIDANYADMINYAVFALIKLEFEPDSESTIQSPE; encoded by the coding sequence ATGCTTACTACCGATCAGCAATACGATGTAATTATTCGTCAGTGCCGTGATATTTTTTCTAAAAAGCTGATGGATTACGGTAGTTCCTGGCGTATTTTACGTCCTGCATCAGTTACCGATCAATTGTTTATCAAAGCAAGCCGGATTCGTTCGCTTGAAACGAAAAAGGAAGCTATGATTGATGAAAGTGCTAAAAATGAATGGATTGCGATTGTTAACTATGGTGTAATCGGATTGATTCAATTGGCAAAAGGATATGCCGAAGAGGCTGATTTATCTCCACAGGATGCTTTAACTCTTTATGATTTTTATACTCAGCAATCCAAAGCATTGATGATGGCTAAAAATCATGATTATGGTGAAGCATGGCGCTCAATGCGTATTGCTTCATATGTTGATCTTATCCTAACCAAACTCTACCGTACCAAGCAAATTGAAGATAATAAAGGAAAGACTCTGATATCTGAAGGTATCGATGCAAATTATGCTGATATGATCAACTATGCTGTTTTCGCCTTGATCAAACTTGAATTTGAGCCTGACTCTGAATCAACAATTCAGTCTCCGGAATGA
- a CDS encoding 30S ribosomal protein S16: MATKIRLQRHGRKGYAYYHIVIADGRAPRDGKFIERIGSYNPNTNPATIDLNFDRALYWVNVGAVPTDTARNILSDEGVLLMKHLQGGVKKGAFDEVEAQKRFAAWKSARIASVDSLKDKLSAELQEKSKKRHEEEVAKNQVKVEALAKKQAEESAALAAKAVEAAKEAAAAAATASTEAAN; this comes from the coding sequence ATGGCAACGAAAATCAGACTACAAAGACACGGCCGCAAGGGATATGCCTATTATCACATTGTTATCGCCGATGGTCGGGCACCGCGTGATGGAAAATTTATTGAGCGAATCGGATCGTATAATCCTAATACAAATCCGGCAACGATTGATCTTAACTTTGATCGTGCTTTGTATTGGGTAAATGTTGGCGCAGTACCAACGGATACAGCTCGTAATATTCTTTCGGATGAAGGTGTCTTATTGATGAAGCATTTGCAGGGAGGCGTAAAAAAAGGTGCATTTGATGAAGTAGAAGCTCAGAAACGATTTGCTGCATGGAAATCCGCTCGTATTGCATCTGTGGATTCATTGAAAGACAAATTATCTGCTGAATTGCAAGAAAAAAGCAAAAAACGTCACGAAGAAGAAGTGGCAAAAAATCAGGTTAAAGTTGAAGCTTTGGCAAAAAAACAAGCTGAAGAATCGGCTGCGCTTGCTGCTAAGGCTGTTGAGGCTGCCAAAGAAGCTGCTGCCGCAGCTGCAACAGCATCAACAGAGGCTGCAAATTAA
- a CDS encoding M23 family metallopeptidase — MKKVIFFSFIWLFSYGFAPHAFAKKRVHVRHHYSHPRQLAAVDDVQRQINALNALMLQKMQQEEDPNATEDDSNIPASGIYESWTNSRINPYHMPVSKLPDSVKIDVSQFVPPVQSWITSHFGWRSRFHRMHYGTDLKLNIGDPVRCAFDGRVRITGYEPGGYGNYVVVRHDNGLETIYGHLSKILVRENEYLKAGDVLGLGGSTGRSTGPHLHFEVRYLGNAINPEKIFDFADGTPWHDTYEITKRGSFDYEYAHLTPSSNFRKSLARAHKAKRRYHRR; from the coding sequence ATGAAGAAAGTGATTTTTTTCTCCTTTATTTGGCTGTTTTCTTACGGATTTGCACCTCATGCTTTTGCTAAGAAAAGAGTACACGTAAGGCACCACTATTCGCATCCTCGACAATTAGCCGCTGTAGATGACGTGCAACGCCAAATTAATGCTTTAAATGCTTTGATGTTGCAAAAGATGCAACAAGAAGAGGATCCCAATGCTACTGAAGATGATTCGAATATTCCTGCCAGTGGTATTTACGAATCATGGACAAACAGTAGAATAAATCCATATCATATGCCTGTTTCCAAACTGCCAGATTCTGTTAAGATTGATGTTTCGCAGTTTGTTCCTCCTGTACAATCATGGATTACATCGCATTTTGGGTGGAGAAGTCGTTTTCATCGCATGCATTACGGAACGGATCTGAAGTTAAATATTGGTGATCCTGTTCGTTGCGCCTTTGATGGTAGGGTTCGTATTACAGGTTATGAACCGGGCGGATACGGCAACTATGTTGTTGTTCGCCATGATAATGGACTGGAAACAATTTACGGACATTTATCCAAGATACTGGTTCGTGAAAATGAATATCTTAAAGCTGGAGATGTTTTAGGATTAGGAGGTAGTACAGGGCGTTCCACAGGACCACATTTGCATTTTGAAGTACGTTATCTGGGTAATGCTATTAATCCGGAAAAGATATTTGACTTTGCAGATGGAACACCATGGCACGATACTTACGAAATCACTAAGCGCGGATCTTTTGATTATGAATATGCTCATTTAACTCCATCTTCTAATTTTAGAAAAAGTTTGGCCAGAGCGCATAAAGCAAAAAGAAGATACCACAGAAGATAG
- the ndk gene encoding nucleoside-diphosphate kinase: protein MQRTLILLKPSSIERGLVGEILSRLEKKGLLIVGMKMIRLSDELIEEHYSHLVSKPFFPILKEAMQKTPVIAMCVKGKEAVRLVREMVGPTNGRNATPGTIRGDYSISALKNLIHASDSLATAQIEIDRFFKPEELFDYKTVMSTALYAPDELN from the coding sequence ATGCAAAGAACACTTATTTTGTTGAAACCTAGCTCTATAGAGCGTGGTTTGGTTGGAGAAATTCTTTCCAGATTGGAGAAAAAAGGCTTACTTATTGTTGGAATGAAAATGATCCGCCTTTCGGACGAATTAATAGAAGAACATTATTCCCATTTAGTTAGTAAACCTTTCTTCCCTATACTCAAGGAAGCTATGCAAAAAACGCCAGTAATTGCGATGTGCGTAAAAGGGAAAGAAGCTGTCAGACTCGTTCGTGAAATGGTGGGACCTACAAATGGTCGTAATGCAACGCCGGGGACAATTCGTGGAGATTATAGTATCAGCGCTTTGAAGAATCTTATTCATGCTTCAGATTCATTAGCGACTGCACAAATAGAGATAGACCGGTTTTTTAAGCCGGAAGAACTTTTTGATTATAAAACGGTGATGTCAACTGCGTTGTATGCACCAGATGAACTGAATTGA
- the recG gene encoding ATP-dependent DNA helicase RecG, with product MIDLNTSDIQFIPGIGPKRAELLRNELQIKTAEDLLYYFPYKYIDRSRFYSVAELQHDVGYVQLKGSIVHFSRQGEGRRQRLTARFADGTGSLELIWFQGIQYVQKQYQVDTPYIIFGKPTVFNGRFSIAHPEIESVDQNTLQTNSILQGYYGTTEKMKSNFLNSKAIQKIMFTLLHNLLEPIPETLPSYLIKKFTLMPLHEAISTMHFPVNAQRLSKAKQRIKFEELFYIQLSLLRIAKQRAMQSKGYMFAHVGAYFNTFYHHCLPFELTNAQKKVIREIRADVGSGHQMNRLLQGDVGSGKTLVALMVMLIAMDNGFQACIMAPTEILAIQHFETISRFLQKMNVTVGLLTGSTRKSDRVRLHEQLRAGSLHLLVGTHALLEDEVQFANLGLVVIDEQHRFGVAQRAKMWMKNELAPHILVMTATPIPRTLAMTLYGDLEVSVIDELPPGRKPIQTLHFYEKRRGALYHFIEQEITAGRQVYVVYPLIEESEKMDFQNLTDGFNMIKERFPKFSAGMVHGRLTPTEKEAAMTQFAERKIQILVATTVIEVGVNVPNASVMIIESAQRFGLSQLHQLRGRVGRGCDQSYCILMTPFELGKDTRKRMEIMTRTNDGFEIADADLKLRGPGDIEGTQQSGIPFTLRVANLARDGQMLQFARKIAMEMLEEDPLLQRPEHTILKKQLQKMQKGTIDWKKIS from the coding sequence ATGATTGATCTCAATACAAGCGATATTCAGTTTATTCCTGGCATTGGCCCCAAACGGGCCGAATTATTACGAAATGAACTGCAAATAAAGACAGCCGAAGATCTACTCTATTATTTCCCGTATAAATATATTGACCGAAGCCGGTTTTATTCCGTTGCCGAATTGCAACATGACGTTGGATATGTGCAACTGAAAGGGAGTATTGTCCATTTCTCAAGGCAGGGAGAAGGTCGTCGCCAGCGGTTAACTGCCCGTTTTGCTGACGGAACAGGGTCATTGGAATTGATTTGGTTTCAGGGGATTCAATATGTTCAAAAACAATATCAGGTTGATACTCCGTATATTATTTTTGGGAAACCGACTGTTTTCAATGGTCGGTTTTCTATTGCTCATCCTGAAATTGAGTCAGTTGACCAAAATACATTGCAGACAAATAGTATTTTGCAGGGTTATTATGGTACGACAGAAAAGATGAAATCTAATTTTCTGAATTCAAAGGCGATTCAGAAGATCATGTTTACATTGCTTCATAATCTGTTAGAACCAATTCCCGAAACACTTCCGTCATATTTGATAAAAAAATTCACTTTGATGCCTTTGCATGAGGCGATAAGCACTATGCATTTTCCTGTAAATGCACAGAGACTCTCTAAGGCAAAACAGCGCATTAAATTTGAAGAGCTTTTTTATATTCAGCTTTCTCTTTTACGGATAGCAAAACAGCGGGCCATGCAATCGAAAGGTTATATGTTTGCGCACGTAGGGGCTTATTTCAATACGTTTTATCATCATTGCTTGCCTTTTGAACTGACAAATGCTCAAAAAAAGGTAATCCGCGAGATACGAGCCGATGTTGGGAGTGGACATCAGATGAACCGATTGCTACAAGGCGATGTGGGAAGTGGCAAAACTTTGGTCGCTTTGATGGTGATGCTCATTGCAATGGATAATGGCTTTCAGGCTTGTATTATGGCCCCAACAGAGATTCTGGCAATACAGCATTTTGAGACCATCAGTCGTTTCTTGCAAAAAATGAATGTTACAGTTGGTTTACTGACAGGTTCTACGCGTAAGTCAGACCGGGTAAGATTGCATGAGCAATTACGGGCAGGGTCACTTCATTTATTGGTTGGAACCCATGCTTTGTTGGAAGATGAAGTACAATTTGCCAATTTAGGCTTAGTGGTTATAGATGAACAGCATCGTTTCGGCGTTGCCCAACGGGCTAAAATGTGGATGAAAAATGAATTGGCTCCTCATATCTTAGTTATGACTGCCACTCCCATTCCCCGTACCCTGGCCATGACGTTGTACGGGGATCTGGAAGTGTCTGTGATCGATGAGCTGCCTCCGGGAAGGAAGCCAATCCAAACGCTTCATTTTTATGAAAAAAGGAGAGGTGCGTTGTATCATTTTATAGAACAAGAAATTACGGCAGGACGTCAGGTCTATGTCGTGTATCCGCTTATTGAAGAATCGGAAAAGATGGATTTTCAAAATCTCACCGATGGATTCAATATGATTAAAGAACGATTCCCTAAGTTTAGTGCAGGTATGGTACACGGACGTCTGACTCCAACCGAAAAAGAAGCCGCAATGACCCAGTTCGCAGAAAGAAAAATACAAATTCTGGTTGCTACTACTGTTATTGAGGTTGGTGTCAATGTGCCTAACGCATCGGTGATGATCATTGAAAGTGCCCAACGATTCGGACTTTCACAACTTCATCAGTTGAGAGGAAGAGTAGGCCGCGGATGTGATCAGTCGTATTGTATACTTATGACTCCTTTTGAGCTCGGAAAAGACACCCGGAAGCGAATGGAGATTATGACCCGCACGAATGATGGCTTTGAAATTGCAGACGCAGATTTGAAGCTTAGAGGACCCGGAGATATTGAAGGAACGCAACAAAGCGGAATTCCTTTTACTTTACGTGTTGCCAATTTAGCCCGAGATGGACAAATGCTTCAATTTGCACGAAAAATAGCCATGGAAATGCTTGAGGAAGACCCCCTATTGCAACGTCCTGAACATACAATATTGAAAAAGCAACTCCAAAAAATGCAAAAAGGCACTATAGACTGGAAAAAAATCAGCTAA
- a CDS encoding 2-C-methyl-D-erythritol 4-phosphate cytidylyltransferase: MKRFAIIVAGGKGVRMGTELPKQFLELDGMPVVMRSIEAFARFDAGMKIFVVLPQEHFNTWGKLCIKYHFKIPHQIVPGGDTRYDSVSHAVEMVQGEGLIAVHDGVRPLVSIDLIQRCFDVAEKMGSAVPASEIVESIRQRTNHGTKSVNRNDFFTVQTPQIFNSIVLKMAYRKAQPDNYTDDASLVDSFGIAVNIIEGERRNIKITNPVDLKVAEWILSLDKK; encoded by the coding sequence ATGAAGCGATTTGCAATTATTGTAGCCGGGGGGAAAGGAGTCAGAATGGGAACGGAACTCCCAAAACAGTTTCTGGAGTTGGATGGAATGCCTGTTGTGATGCGTTCAATTGAAGCTTTTGCCCGTTTTGACGCTGGTATGAAGATATTTGTTGTATTGCCTCAGGAACATTTTAATACATGGGGGAAGCTTTGCATAAAATATCATTTTAAAATACCCCATCAAATCGTACCGGGTGGAGATACCCGTTATGATTCTGTGTCGCATGCTGTAGAAATGGTGCAGGGGGAAGGTCTTATTGCTGTACATGACGGAGTTCGTCCGTTGGTTAGCATTGATTTGATTCAAAGATGCTTCGATGTGGCTGAAAAAATGGGATCAGCAGTTCCGGCATCTGAAATTGTAGAATCTATTCGTCAGCGTACCAACCATGGAACAAAAAGTGTCAATCGGAATGACTTTTTCACTGTCCAGACACCTCAGATTTTCAATTCCATTGTTTTAAAGATGGCCTATCGCAAAGCGCAACCGGATAATTATACAGATGACGCTTCATTGGTTGATTCATTTGGTATTGCAGTAAATATAATTGAAGGAGAGCGTCGGAACATTAAGATTACCAATCCGGTAGATTTGAAAGTTGCAGAATGGATTCTTTCGTTGGATAAAAAATAA
- a CDS encoding alpha/beta hydrolase encodes MKVVTFKLNLIIVALIFSFSAATAQTNVIKLWPNGVPNSKPDPSYKAQIGSNQYFTWEKNISDPTLDYYPAPADKANGTAVIICPGGGYSLLAIKHEGSQVAEWMNTLGITAFVLKYRLPDSAIMVDKTIGPLQDAQRAMRIVRSHAKQWNIDPHKIGIMGFSAGGHVASTLSTHYNQKVYKMKDSVSARPDFSLLIYPVISMREKITHMGSRINLLGEHPDSALVQLYSNELQVNQNTPPAFLVQSLDDNVVPVQNSIDYALALTKYKIPCELHLYERGGHGFGLANWTHDTESSWPQACIRWLRMHGLVK; translated from the coding sequence ATGAAAGTAGTCACATTTAAACTGAATCTGATTATTGTTGCGTTGATATTTTCTTTTAGTGCCGCAACAGCTCAAACCAATGTAATTAAACTCTGGCCCAATGGAGTTCCGAACTCAAAACCTGATCCGTCCTATAAAGCACAAATCGGTTCCAATCAGTACTTTACATGGGAAAAGAACATATCCGATCCTACGCTTGATTATTATCCTGCACCGGCAGACAAAGCTAACGGTACGGCAGTTATTATTTGTCCTGGCGGGGGATACAGTCTATTGGCCATCAAGCATGAAGGATCGCAGGTTGCAGAGTGGATGAATACGCTTGGTATCACGGCTTTTGTTTTAAAATACCGCCTGCCCGACTCGGCAATTATGGTCGATAAAACCATTGGCCCGCTACAGGATGCCCAACGGGCGATGCGCATCGTGCGCAGCCATGCGAAACAATGGAACATTGATCCCCACAAAATAGGTATCATGGGTTTTTCCGCTGGTGGACATGTCGCTTCTACATTGTCAACGCATTATAATCAAAAGGTTTATAAAATGAAAGATTCAGTCAGTGCGCGACCCGATTTCTCCCTTTTAATTTATCCCGTAATTTCGATGAGGGAAAAAATTACTCACATGGGTTCGCGTATTAATTTGCTGGGAGAGCATCCGGATTCGGCATTGGTACAGTTGTATTCAAATGAATTGCAGGTCAATCAGAATACCCCTCCGGCTTTTTTGGTACAATCGCTGGACGATAATGTGGTTCCAGTGCAGAACAGTATCGATTATGCATTGGCTCTTACGAAATATAAGATTCCCTGTGAGCTTCATTTATATGAAAGAGGAGGGCATGGTTTTGGATTGGCAAACTGGACACATGATACAGAATCATCCTGGCCGCAAGCCTGTATCAGATGGCTTAGAATGCATGGTCTCGTAAAGTAG
- a CDS encoding GDSL-type esterase/lipase family protein: MKHANGIILALSLLVLLFSSCSTEKKIACVGDSITEGYGLPCQSKTSYPVQLDSILGKGYTVMNLGRSATTLRKHGDFPYWTCKEFYDVFAYKPNIIIIQLGTNDTKTQNWDSTSFARDYQALVDTFETIHPRPAIYLCLPVPAFKSKWTINDSTLTKWIIPIIKNVAQKNHLHVMDLHDQMKPYGQYFFDGIHPDVEGARIMADVIAKDLEHNSNK; this comes from the coding sequence ATGAAACATGCAAACGGAATAATTTTAGCGTTATCACTATTGGTTCTTTTATTTTCCTCCTGTTCAACAGAGAAAAAAATTGCCTGTGTAGGCGATAGCATCACCGAAGGGTATGGATTGCCATGCCAAAGTAAAACCTCCTATCCGGTTCAGCTCGACAGCATTTTAGGAAAGGGTTATACGGTAATGAATCTGGGACGAAGCGCCACCACGCTTAGGAAACATGGAGATTTCCCCTATTGGACATGCAAGGAGTTTTACGATGTATTTGCATATAAGCCCAATATCATTATTATTCAGCTTGGCACCAATGATACTAAAACCCAAAACTGGGATTCGACCAGCTTTGCCAGGGATTATCAGGCGTTGGTAGATACTTTTGAAACGATACATCCCAGGCCAGCGATTTATCTTTGCCTGCCTGTTCCGGCATTTAAAAGTAAATGGACGATTAATGATTCTACATTAACCAAATGGATCATCCCTATAATAAAAAACGTCGCTCAAAAAAATCATCTTCATGTGATGGATCTCCACGACCAAATGAAACCCTATGGTCAATATTTCTTTGACGGGATTCATCCCGATGTAGAAGGCGCCAGAATCATGGCAGACGTTATAGCGAAAGATTTAGAACACAATTCAAATAAATAG
- a CDS encoding glycoside hydrolase family 43 protein, whose translation MMLKNIAFVTFFLVVLISGAMGQTTFKNPVLTGMNPDPSVCRVGDDFYLVTSSFEYFPGLPIYHSKDLVHWKMIGYVLSRTSNCPLGGAYSSGGNFAPTIRYHNGTFYVTCTNYGGHGSQGAFYVTATNPAGPWSDPHWVNNWGVDPSLLFANDSVYYVCPDNKGNFLLATLNLATGKFYKAPKVIAHGTGSSSPEGPHLYKINGYYYLMSAEGGTGYQHMEVIQRSRSPWGPYEVSPINPVISNKNDFDNPFQAIGHADLVQLPDSSWWLVCLGIRPQGGHYHHLGRETFLAPVTWNADGWPKGGTNGVVNPEYVVPNLPEYSWGKDPIRDNFSRTTLRLCWNFIRNPYSADWSLTARPGFLRLYGSRISLKDQDSPAFIGRRQTAFNMVASTKISFTPTTPNEEAGLVVRGDDQNHYDFLITLLDGKRVVMLRKYLHNKAVSVTYKKIPDGDIILRIGATAFKYSFWVQEEGNKAEFVGSATTKDLSTEKIGGFIGTYIGMYASGNGKANVNPADFDWFDYEENPVVPYSWLMRSKDISN comes from the coding sequence ATGATGTTGAAAAATATTGCATTCGTTACCTTTTTCCTTGTTGTATTGATAAGTGGAGCCATGGGTCAAACAACATTCAAAAATCCCGTACTTACAGGTATGAATCCTGATCCAAGCGTTTGTAGGGTTGGCGATGATTTTTATCTGGTTACTTCCAGTTTTGAGTATTTTCCTGGTTTGCCAATCTACCATAGTAAAGATTTAGTACACTGGAAAATGATTGGTTATGTTTTGTCGCGTACAAGCAATTGTCCTCTGGGAGGAGCTTATTCCTCAGGTGGAAATTTTGCCCCTACAATCCGATATCACAATGGCACTTTTTATGTTACATGTACCAATTATGGCGGACATGGTTCGCAAGGAGCTTTTTATGTAACGGCAACAAATCCTGCAGGACCATGGTCGGATCCTCATTGGGTTAATAATTGGGGAGTTGATCCATCTTTATTATTTGCAAATGACAGCGTCTACTACGTTTGCCCTGATAATAAAGGTAATTTTTTGTTGGCAACCTTGAATCTTGCTACAGGCAAGTTCTACAAAGCTCCTAAAGTAATTGCACATGGAACAGGTAGCTCAAGTCCTGAGGGGCCGCACTTGTACAAAATAAACGGATATTACTACTTAATGTCTGCCGAAGGCGGGACGGGTTATCAGCACATGGAAGTAATACAGAGGAGTCGGTCTCCTTGGGGGCCTTATGAGGTAAGTCCAATAAATCCCGTCATTTCCAATAAAAACGATTTCGATAATCCATTTCAGGCAATAGGCCATGCCGATTTAGTGCAGCTTCCGGATAGTAGCTGGTGGTTAGTGTGTCTTGGAATCAGGCCACAGGGAGGGCATTATCATCATTTGGGTCGTGAAACTTTTCTTGCACCTGTTACATGGAATGCCGATGGCTGGCCAAAGGGGGGAACTAATGGGGTCGTGAATCCAGAATACGTTGTTCCTAATCTTCCTGAATATAGTTGGGGGAAGGATCCAATACGCGATAATTTTAGCCGTACTACACTTCGACTTTGTTGGAATTTTATCCGTAATCCATATTCGGCCGATTGGTCGCTAACGGCACGACCTGGGTTCTTACGTCTGTACGGCTCAAGAATAAGTCTTAAAGATCAGGATTCTCCGGCTTTTATTGGCCGTCGCCAAACTGCTTTTAATATGGTTGCTTCGACGAAGATTAGCTTTACTCCTACTACCCCAAATGAAGAAGCGGGTTTAGTGGTAAGAGGTGATGATCAGAATCATTATGATTTTCTTATAACACTTCTTGACGGCAAACGGGTTGTTATGTTACGAAAGTATTTGCATAATAAAGCTGTAAGTGTGACTTACAAAAAAATTCCTGATGGGGACATTATTTTGAGAATTGGAGCTACTGCTTTTAAATACAGTTTTTGGGTACAAGAAGAAGGAAATAAAGCAGAATTTGTTGGTTCAGCCACAACTAAAGATTTGTCTACTGAAAAAATAGGCGGGTTTATAGGTACTTATATAGGAATGTATGCCTCGGGCAATGGAAAGGCTAATGTCAATCCTGCCGATTTCGACTGGTTTGATTATGAAGAAAACCCAGTAGTGCCATATTCTTGGCTAATGAGAAGTAAAGATATATCGAACTAG
- a CDS encoding cellulase family glycosylhydrolase — translation MKNKLFIGIAGILLSFLLFNSCKNEEPVPQLTISNTTDTIPQTGGTKSLTFTCNASWSIDTTGFEWLHVSPISGNSGNDTIRLTAAANSSLSRSLILNIISTNGQERRITVFQAANIFPSYNTSPIAPDSTGMGSTAAQLAAKFKLGINIGNTMEAPGGETGWGNPVITQLYIDSLKKAGFTSIRIPIAYDYSHIINKATAQIDPAWLNRVKEVVQYCINDGMYTMINIHWDGGWLDCNATGAQLDTIKAKQKAYWEQIATTMRGFDEHLMFASANEPSSNTANFSFTLPTVTNLYDYHQIFINAVRSTGGRNAYRTLIIQAPNTSSDLADYFTPGGLPGMPHDNVPNRLMLEFHYYAPFNFCLDTDPTTAFFYWGQNYHSTTDLSHNATYGEEPYVDGVFSLMKKEFVDKGIPVIVGELGAFPPNSSLTGDNLKLSLASRGHWYSYVCHSALTHGALPFIWDTGEIINRNTGAVQNKQLLDSIQNAVSN, via the coding sequence ATGAAGAATAAATTATTTATTGGTATTGCAGGAATATTGCTTTCATTTCTGCTTTTCAATTCTTGTAAAAATGAAGAGCCAGTTCCGCAACTTACCATTTCTAATACAACAGATACGATACCTCAAACAGGTGGAACCAAGTCCCTTACGTTTACTTGCAATGCTTCCTGGAGCATTGATACAACAGGATTTGAATGGTTGCATGTAAGCCCGATATCAGGAAATAGTGGTAATGACACTATTCGATTGACCGCAGCGGCTAATTCGTCATTAAGTCGTTCATTAATCTTAAATATCATCAGTACAAATGGACAAGAAAGAAGAATTACAGTTTTTCAAGCTGCGAATATTTTTCCATCTTATAACACATCACCGATAGCACCTGATTCAACAGGAATGGGTAGTACGGCTGCTCAATTGGCCGCTAAGTTTAAGTTAGGGATAAATATAGGAAATACAATGGAAGCACCAGGCGGCGAAACCGGTTGGGGCAATCCGGTGATCACGCAGCTATACATTGATTCTCTAAAAAAAGCCGGCTTTACTTCCATTCGAATTCCTATCGCATATGATTATTCTCACATCATCAACAAGGCAACAGCACAAATAGACCCGGCTTGGCTCAACAGGGTAAAGGAAGTAGTGCAATATTGTATCAATGATGGAATGTACACGATGATTAATATTCACTGGGATGGTGGATGGTTGGACTGCAACGCTACCGGTGCTCAGTTAGATACTATTAAAGCCAAGCAAAAAGCATATTGGGAGCAAATAGCTACAACAATGCGAGGTTTTGATGAGCACCTCATGTTTGCCAGTGCCAATGAGCCATCTAGCAATACTGCTAATTTTTCTTTCACTTTGCCCACCGTGACCAATTTATACGACTATCATCAGATTTTTATTAATGCGGTGCGTTCAACCGGTGGTAGAAATGCGTATCGTACGTTGATAATTCAAGCTCCAAATACTTCCAGCGATTTGGCTGATTACTTCACACCCGGTGGTTTGCCTGGTATGCCCCATGACAATGTGCCCAATAGATTGATGTTAGAGTTTCACTATTATGCTCCTTTTAATTTCTGTTTGGATACTGATCCTACAACAGCTTTTTTTTACTGGGGACAAAATTATCATTCCACTACTGACCTGTCGCATAATGCAACTTACGGTGAAGAACCTTATGTGGATGGCGTGTTTTCGTTGATGAAAAAAGAATTTGTTGACAAAGGTATTCCTGTGATAGTGGGTGAGCTGGGTGCATTTCCGCCAAATAGTAGTCTGACAGGCGATAATTTGAAGCTTAGTTTAGCTTCTCGTGGTCATTGGTACAGCTATGTTTGTCATTCGGCATTAACTCATGGTGCTTTGCCGTTTATATGGGATACCGGTGAAATCATTAACAGGAATACCGGTGCCGTACAGAATAAACAGCTTTTGGATTCAATACAGAATGCAGTATCGAATTGA